Genomic DNA from Dioscorea cayenensis subsp. rotundata cultivar TDr96_F1 chromosome 1, TDr96_F1_v2_PseudoChromosome.rev07_lg8_w22 25.fasta, whole genome shotgun sequence:
ATCATCGTCAATATCCACAGTGTCTTTGCATTCTTTGTACGTCAACGAAGTGAAATCCTTTTGAAGAGAAGTGTTTTCTATGTGTCCGCTCAAATGGTTGAGGCAATTACTAGAGTTAAGTTCTCTGTTTCTCACACAATTCTCAGTTTGATCTTGTAACGGACGGTTATCAATTGAACTGCTATTCTGCATGGCACGGTCAGTATTCACTCTTTCAGGTTTCAACAGAGTGAAGGTCTTAAGTTTCCTGAGtgtcacattttctttttcctcaaCAGCCCTCTCCAATTCCTGTAGTCTTACCTGGTACATTCGAAAACAAGAAAATCTTCCAGTTTATTTTACGTATGATTCATGTGTGTAGACACTGAAATCAAGACTACAGAAACAActcacttttaaattttttatcttttcttttgcctTAACAAATTTCTGTTGAGTTCGAGCTTCGGCTCTTCCTAATGCATTGCACTTTGCCATCAATTCTTTGTAGCTCCTAAAGAAGCATAGATTCATAGAAGtataaacacaaagaaagaACATTGTGATTAATAAAGAACAGAGGTAAACTACATAATGGCAAAGCAAGAACATCAAATTAAAGAATTTGTGGCGTCTGTAAATGCTTATATTCAGAAGGAATGTAATTCAAGGATGCATTAGAGGTAATCCTATGAGGTAACTAGGTTATGGTGCCTACTTTAGTAATCCTGGAGAAACAATCCATGTAAATTCTGAATGTTATAGATGCAGGAGGTGTCACTGATCCTGAAACTGATGACTAATCTACGAATGATCGAACAGGTTATCTATAGAACTCAAAACCGAAGGGCATAATAATCTAGGCATACTTGTTACGGAGGGCAAGCGAGCTCTTCAAAACATCGATAACATTAGCATGGTTAGCACCATGACCTATAGACGCAAGTTTCACCATCTCCTCCTCCCCAAGGTTCAAGTCTGTCACCCTGACAAAGAAGTAAGAAAAACACAGCTGATAAGAAGCTAACTAGTTCCAATAATCAATCACAGCCGGCCTTACAACTTCAATGCGGCGAGCTCTTTAGCAAGCATCAGATTCCTCTCCTCTAACTTCAAGCACTCCGATGATTTCCTCGATAGTTCCTGCCACCAAAGACAGCACATACATCGAACCGTAAAAAGCTACAAAAACGAAACTCGATAAATGGTTTTAACTAGTTCTGAAAAGGGATTAACCTCGTTCTTTTGCCGAACCAATCTATCCAAACACTTATTCTCACTTCTAACTTCTTCATTCCTAGCCTCTTCTAATTTCACAAACTCTTTCCATTTAGAAAGCTGGagcaaaagaaagcataagacaATTAGGGTTCTTTTCAAGATGAGATTTTTATTCGCTAGGATCAAGTGAACTACCTCTTTGTTGAGTTCCTGGAGATGCATCTGCTGGCTTTGGAAACTGGAAGTCATGGAGGAAAGCTTCCCTTCCAATCTCTTCACTTTCTCGCCCAATGCTTCAGCATCGATGCCATCGGAGTGAAGAAGCTGGGTGGCGTCGCCAGAGGACTGGAAGTAGAGGCGAGTGAGGCTTTTCTGGGAGCAGGATTGCTTGCAAATGGGGCAAGTTGGCTTCTTCCCTGAGGGGCAGTACTCCAGCCATTGTTGAAGGCTTTGAAGAACCGGAATCCGAATAATAGATCAGATGAAATAGATCCACAAATGAGATGGGAAAGAGAAAAGGGGATTAGGGTTTGTACCAGAGCTCATGGAAGACATGACCGCAAAGAGAGATTGATTGGAGATCCTCGATGATGGGCTTGAGGTCCTCGTAGCAGATGGAGCAGAGGGGCTTTTGGCCTCCGACTCCGGCGCCGGAGCCGGCGCCGGCGTCGGAGATGAGATGGGCCATGATTGGGATGGTAACGAGGGAGTGGAGGTATTAGGGTTGCGTTGTGGCGCGAATTTCAGGAAAGAATGAGAATTTGGCGGGaagtgaaaatttaaaattagtttATAATATTTAGAATTTTCGTTGAATTTTATCGTTTTtgttaggaaaaaaaatggatatataCCTTtggtaaaattatatataactttttacCATATTAGAtgtgtttttcttatttctttcaatACTGTAGTATATATTGTCTGAAAATAATTactaaaaagtaattaataaaagtaaaaataaaataaaatcttatgaaatttttatattataaatttcaatTCAATCTAAGTGACCAGTGAATAATATGATGCTCCTTTTTCCATTGATTTGTAAAGTATTGCATcgacaaaattaaaatacaacataaaaaaaactcaagaatTCCAAATTAAATGgttttatagttgtttttttattcgagCAATTTATTGGAAATATTTGACTCAAAAGAGTCAACCACATTTTTACTTATACatcatttttatatctttcaattatttgtgaaattaattatatgataaTTAGCCAGCTAGATTAATACAGTTTTagtgcccaaaaaaaaaaaaaccactagaCTTAAAGAAGCTATCTTACTGATTAGACAGAGTCTCAGTCTTGCTAACCCCCTTATAGTTGAGTTGAAAAATTCCTCTAACACTAAACTGGATCACAACATTCCTCATATGTTAttcattttgtattattttttcttttttttcaataaattgtgatttatccatttttactaaataaataaataaaatatagctTTGCTTAATTATGGATTCATGATGAGTAAGCTCATAATGCTAGAAAGGATGCAGCGCATTGaatcataaaatgataaaatttatgttaaaaataattttggaatattttttaattagaagtGAAATTTCTAGTGCCCTCTATCTCTTCTCTTCGTCCCTCTTTCCATGGAGATACACAAGTAAATACAATTCCTATAACAGTATAAATCAATCacccattttttttaagagaaaaaacaaGCAATTTTCTCATCTTTGAAACCCAAACAGAGATAGAAAGGATACAAAGAAATATAAGTGGATATGATTATATGAATGACCTCATCTTTAACAATGACTTTTCTAGCTAAGAAAggaaccaataaataaataaaaaagagcaTATGATTGTGAACCTTAATTAAAGATAAATCCACTTGTTCTTATTACTTAAAACCAAACACTCAACTCACAAATACACACTTTCATGTTACACAAAGCCAAACACATTTAGACACTCTCACAAAAACCACACTTCCATGATACTTAAACCAAACACACTCTAGCTCACACCAATAGCTAAAACTTTGATTCAAAATActaccaaacaaattaaaccaAAACATTCTTCAAACGTGCatgatgcatgcatgcaatcTGATTACTTAATCAGAATGCGTGCAATGTAATtatatacttaattaattaatcagtTGATTTTCCTGCAATTGGTTCTGATCTCACCATTGCTGCCTGTCAATGGACTAATATTGCCCATCTTCACCATTGCACTTGCAAAAGCACTGGTGAACTTGGAGGCATTGGAACTGTAAGTTTTGACTTGAGAGTCAGTGGATCCATTGTTAAAGAGCTGTTGATCAGAATGCAGAAGGCCCTTCTGGTTAACCAAGTTCTTGTAGTATGAGTTATCGAATGTCGTCGGCGTGGAGGCATCGAGCGGAGAGAGGTTGTTATCGCTGCCGGAGCTCGGGCAGTTGCTTTGCAATGATGTTTTGAATGATGAAGCAATGTTGTTCTCATTGTAAATTCGGTTGCGGAAGGATGTGCACCTAGCTTGGCCTATTGTATGTGCACCTGTCGTATGTAAGAAGAGCAAAGTCCTTAAATACATAGGATGTGTTTTGTTAGTGAACAGAGAGAGGATGCCTGTGTTTAtaggatttttaaataatggacAAATGAGTAGGATGggtcaaaataatacaaaaatgaGTACAATGTgcttcataataattaaaaagcgtatgaaaaataaatctctCGTGTGGTGGTGTGCGGAGTGATGGAGATTCGAATCTTTCATTGAGAAATTAAGCTTCATAGTAATGTCATGAGCCTACACTCACGCATTATAGACAGATCATGTCgtttgtcataaaaaaaaataaataaatgagataGAAATGCTAATTACTTTCTTGCATTACAGTggagaaaattttttatattaattgttgatattttgatttaattaatatcaattagaattaaatatttataattaataatagatacTTATTAAAATGACTAAACCTCATAAGTAAAATGAGTTGGAGGAATAAATTATGGACATTTAATTTGTTAGAAAGGGAGTAACTAAATCAGCAAATATTGAACATAtaacaaaatatcattaatcaaATGTATAAACATGATCTAACACTATGAAGGTATTTAGTTGGGGAATTATAGGAATGTGggattaaattttcaaatattggaTTGGAGGAAAACTTTTTAATTGAATGGGTTGTGTCTGAGTTTTGATTTTTAGATTTCAACGATAAGTTTAGTAGAAATAGAATTGGACCATTATGATTGATTATATACAAAGTATCATTGAGCGGTTTAGATCtgcatgcattaaaaaaaaaatgtatatgtatatatgtataatattagTATACCTGAGAGGGTAACCATGTCAGTGGCGCTGAGGCCTTTCTTAGAGAAACGCCGATGATAGATTACTTAGGTCGAAGGTCGGTAGTGGGATGTCACTATTTGCAGCACTGACACTTGCAGTTGTTGCATCTCTTCGTCCCAGTTGCACTCTCCAAGATGGACCTCCCAACTTTTGCATGcataacaaaatttatgattaattaaacatcatttaattacacatgttaataatattttaatcttaCTTTCCATATGCCATTCTTTGTAGAGATGGCCatcagtttttctttttcaacattttttttttaatacgaTAGGCAGTTGTTCATTTAGTTTGTTAAGGAATAGAGAACTCAGTTAGGTTCTACATAGGACAATAAAAATCttcaattaatatatacatccaaaaaaatttattagaattatatcaaactaataaatttttccTATGTgattactatttatttaataattttattatttcataaaatttcagGACTATGTGattcattgtaaaaaaaataataataatattcactTTTTTCTCTATAATAAGATTATTAATTACTCGGTGGATTTATTTGGGTCATTTACCATTAAGTAGTTTATACAAATCattaaatttttgagaaaaaaaaaatatgacttttccCATATGAGACCACCTAATACCCATTTGAAACAGCATCACGAACATTACTTGCTTGGTGAACAATGGATGAACGTACGTACCAATATAATACACAAGCGCAGGGTTATGACTCTGCGCCTCCCATTCACTACCCATGTGACAATCCATTGCATGCGTCACCAATAGTTGTCTCaacattattatttgatattattatatttattagtaATGTCATTAGAGTTACATGCATGCGCAATTTATGGAAATTAATCAAAAGTTTGATGCATCATGTAAACTTACAGCAACAACAGAGTCACGAGCAGCAACGGCAAGAATGTCAGCACATGATACAGTTTGTTTGCAAACACTCTCAACTTGTGTCTTGATATTGTCAATAACATCATACCCTCTTATTGAGTTTTGGTTTGCTCCAGCCGTCTTTTCTCCTGTGAAGTTGGAAGTATCATCCAGCAGAATTGAACCATCACAGCCCTGTTACACAATAAACAAATTCAATATtcaatattattaatttctctACTTAATTAAGATCACTTTTGGATAAAGATGCATGTATATTACAtgacaaaaattctaaaataagctgatatatatatatatatatatatataacttagaaaatatatatcaacaaaaaaGAAGTTAATCTCCAAGTTTTGACTATTCTCGTATCAATTGCATTCTTACTTTTGACTATGGCTCCTGCATGTTTTGTTGATAAATGAGTCATGCATATATAATCTCATAATTAAGAGGACTTGTGTAGCAAACAAactcaaatatattattataagttaACATGCAGGGTTGACCTTAAGTTGACCTCACTTTATGTCTAAACatgcagatatatatatatatatatatatataaaaatagaaatacaaaACCTAATTAACTTGAAAAACTAAAATGATAAAAGaattttataacaaaacaaaacacttgCATTAACAAAACAGTCATGGAAATGAAGACGAAGAAGAGAAGCTCCCATGCGAGCTTCCTTCTTCACAGCAGCCTTAACAGCAGTTTGAATGGTGGACAAAGCCTTAGGACAAGACTTTATCATAGAAAGTGGAAGATAATTGAGCTGAAGCCATGGAAACAGCTgcaaccaagaagaagaagaagaagaagaagaagaagaaagccaaAGAATTAGTAAAGGTGGCCATTGTGTACAAGTATCACACTTTGCAAAAACAAGAGAAGAACATTAGGTATATATAGGCAACTAGCTAGGTCTCTTTTGCATGGCACTTTGGACATTAACATCTTAAGAAATATCATGCAGTGGTGGCCagctaatatatttattattagtctTTCTTTTTATGAAGAAAATTATATGGTTTTAGCCTTTTAGGTTGTGCATGGAATTTGGTTGTGTGAATGGAGGTGGAATGGGGAATCATATTTAGTCAATATGTTCAGGctgtagaattttttttttaagataaggGTCATTCTtgtctaactttttttttttaatttttaatttttatgggtTTGCATTATTACCCAACTTTGAAACTTCTTGATTTCCAAATTAAGCAAGGGATGAAGAGACGTTCAACCTCCTTAATTTGTCACTCTTTCTTAGAGCATCATAGTTGTAATCCattaatgttttacttttttacTTTGAGTTGTAATCCATTGTTGTAAGACATTATTGTAATCCATTAATTTTTAGATAAGCAACTTAAGATACAtaatgattaaattttaaaagtgaaAAGTGAAATCACGGAATGGTTGCACTTAATTAAagtcaaattaaataaagacatggctcaaatattaaaatctatgtaattaaaaaaaaaaatcaaatatgagaattgaAGGGTTAAAGTCAATCCCTGTAAAGTCATCTGTAACCCAACATGCACTACTGTATTTGGTTTCAAGTCCTTGATATGACTTTTGCATAGGAAGTTATTACTCTTTAATTTTACCATTTGTTAAGGAAGGGGAAGGCgctcatgttttttatttttgggaaaaaaaaaaaattaaacttctcATTTAGTTAGTAGATATGGGTgaagttaatattttatatattttcatcttAAATTATTAGGATTAACGTGAAAGACCGCACTTCagtaaaattgatttttttgcatAAAATTTGAACAAtccctattttttctttctcgtAAACCATTTGAGATTAATATCACTTGATTTATGTCTTTTGAGGAAAAATGACTCATGTGAGTTGACTTTTTCCTACTCCTTGTTTATTTTaccataaaagaaaaacacacatttctctcatttttcttttttttttttaatttaaattaaaatctattttaatatttttataactgAAGAAAGATGAGTTTGGTgagatatattatattactttctGCCATCCCTCCAACCATCCCTATATATCCCGGTGGAAATCTTATTAATTAAACTCTTGATCATTTTGATGCTCTTTCCCTCTCTGTAATTTTTCCATTTTCACTttcaatcaattttaaaaagtgGGACTTTTACCAAGCTCTTTGCTTTTTGACACATTTAAGAATAAATGAGTCAAAAATGAatagacaaattaaattaaacaataattcttTAAATGTATTGGAGAGGAGAATATTAGAACTGTGAtttggataaatatatatatatatatatatatatatatataattgatgatCTACTTTTTCTAGCTTTATTTGTGAACAGAATAAATGTCTTTGGTCACTTTATAATAGTTATAATATACATAAGGGTTTAAGTGGGTTGTGCTTAGAAGTTGAACATGTTTTATTGACCATTGGCATGTAAGTGTGCATTCACCAATTGATCAAGTTGGCAGTGGTCATATATATATGCCTCAAATTTCCTCCCTATGAATTGACATTGGGCATATGAAATggcattaataaatatataactctAGAAGACCATAAAGATGAAATAGTACTAAAGGCTAAAGCATGCAGGAGACTTCTTTGAGAAGGGTGGTTGGCCTGTTTGGTTTGGGCGTGGCCTATTTGACCTCATCAAACTCTTTTATTAGTTCTCTcaagattttttatttggtgTTCTCAGCATTCACATGACGTTTTCTTGGAaggatttatttgaaattttaaattcatggTTGCCTACCTAATGATTATTCACCTTGACTcaagattttttatatatataaaaatcaatgtagATATGTGCACAAATGAGAAGTGAGTTAATATCACAACTGGATTGTGACCTCATTTTGTATGAGCTGATATTCGAACTTGGtttctcaataaaaatataaataacctATACAAGAGGTCGAGTACCTATAAACTAAAAGTTGATTGGCACCTTGACTTAGGATTTGAGGTTAATCCAGTTTCTTATAATTATGTCGAATTAAAATTAGTTCAAAATTTGAGTAGGTGGAAAACTCactaatttgatttgaatttgataAATTCCATTGTAATTGACGCACATTCATATTTCTCTGTCATTTTGACCGCGTTTATCATTTGtgttaacataaataaataaataaataaataaattggttGGATCCCGCGATGTGTggaaaattaataatagtaatgCATGCTCCCAACAATAGTATTgttttcaatattatatatattgattaaaggTGTCTTTTTACGCATAGCTTAGAAGGTTTTTTCACTctgttttcttaatgttttaaaatattaatatttacgtATCAATGATTTAAATGATTTAAAGCTGATTAAGTTTAGTTTTCGGGGCTAACTTTGtgttgattattttatataatttttgatcgaaatgaaaacaaattggAAAAGTAAGAACCATTgttcaaaatctaaataaataaaaatgagagaCATGATTTACAAGTTTTGTaactaatattttgttttttaaaattataaataatatgcaTCAAAAGGagaaacatttatatatatatatatatataaacatgtttTCTACTAACATCTTCAGAGCGTCCGCAAGGAGcgaaaaataagagaaagattatgaaggataaaaataaaaataagggtGAAAAAAGAGGGCAATACACAAAGTGTCCGCAAGGaatgaaaagtaaaagaaaaaatagagaagagagatagagataaaAGTGAAGAGAAAGAGCAAAACACAGTAACACATCAGCATTGTTGATTAATTTGTTCACTTCACTGTGCACACAATTGGGTGATGTGTAATAGTTGGATATGAATCCAACTGCTGATATCTAGATGGCCGAGTAAAAAACTgtccctttatatatatatatatgtgtgtatatttgGATATTTGTATATacaatatctttttattatatgtaataGATATCTATTATTAAATTGTTAGAATAACCAACATTGGTGTGCCCCAAATAATACAGTACGGGAGTCCTGCACGGACGTAAAGTGTTCAAATCTCACTTTCATGtataatgaataatataaatagtatGACTTGACAggcttatatattttataaataataaaaaaaaattagaatgttATATCTATGTAATAAAGAGGCaaagctttataaaaaaaaaattaaataaataaagaggcAAGTCTGAGACATAGTTGGCCATGCAATCATGCTAATTAAATCAGACTCTTGCGAGTGACAACTATCTTAATGTCAACTAATTACGCCCAACTTTAGCAATTAAGCAAGTGCAAATCAGTAAATTTTCAAAACCATATTAACATGCTAAGTATGACACATTTGTCGAAATCCACAAAGGAAAGTTGAGACACCGAATTAATAAGAGAAAATATCAGTGGCGGAGCCAGAGATTATGGGGCAGGGGGGTGAATTacgaaaaaattaattaattaataaaatttttaattttttttaaatttatccatatgttaattttaaatcatacatttttaaaaaaactctatactccgaatataattttatatattatataaactaatttataaaaaccaaaaactaaaacatagattttttttaaatatactatatgaaataatttataaaatattaatagatcaaataaaaaaatttgaaaataatttttaaaaaattattacgcTTTAGAGGAtagttattaatttgttaatttataaaatattaatagatcaaataaaaaatttgtaaataaattttttaaaaattattatgctTTAGAGGAtaggtattaatttgttaatttataaaatattaataaatcaaataaaaaagtttgtaaataaatttttaaaaaattattactcttTAGAGGATaagtattaatttgttaaaaaatatttttttaaataaaaacccttaaaaagggagggaagtttaaaaaatattttttttaaaataaaaacccctAAAAAAGGGAGGGAtattggagagagagagagacagttttttgaaaaaataaaaatacaaaagggGGATTTTAccagataaatatatatatatatatatatatatagagagagagagagagagagagagaaataaaaataaaaacagaaatggGGGACGGGAAGGGGGGCGGTGGTTCGCCGGTGACGAGGATggcggagagagagagaaagggataAACGGAGGGGGGGCGGGGGTTCACCGGCGACAGGAGGGCggcgagagagagaggggtAAGAAGGAGCGGGGGAGGGGGTTCGCCGGCGACAGGGGGCAGCCGCCGCCCCCTCCCCTCCGCCCCTGAGAGAAATCATACTCTTATTGGTCATCTAACAAAGAGTGTATGTGTCTTTGTAAATCAAACTTATATTGTCATCTGAAAAGAATATTGCATCTTTGTAAACAGACAGGTAATGCCAAATATAATGTGAAATAGAGACAACTATGGATTAATTATTCTATTCTAgggggaattttttttatttaaataatttaaatatattgattTGAGTTGGgtttacttaaaaattaaagaaatattaatttcaaacaatctaaaaaaattgtttataaattatgCTACACCTTTCGTATTTTTCTACTGTGTGAAGTATTTTaagaacaaaatgaataaatcatattcattcgaaaataaaatgttctgcaaatttaattatgaagaagaaatatttttttttaattaacttatattaaaaaataaattaaataaaatttagtacatagataaatatattttttattcatccTAATAAACATCTgggtaaattatttaattatttagttttttaaatatttattttattaaataatatatcattaattaaaaataattctatttacacttaattttaataaatattaattaattctcCCACCTGGGCCTAACTCaatggttttttaaaataaaaatatctttaatattaaaaaatctttAGTTTGAGAATTTGTAAATCACTATAACCGATAGTTTGATACACTTTTATACTTGTCTATAATGcttccaaaaaaatttttaaagtaaattttttttttgggtaaattaCATGTTTAGTCTACTAAATTATTCGTGTTTTTCTAATTTAGTTactgaactaaaaaaaattcaatttagtCACTAACGTCAGCATTTCCTTCAAATTAAGTCACTCACCTCAACGTTGTTACCTTTGATACTAAGTTGGCGCGCCATCTCACCTGACATGCATCGGACTTTCTCTTGAGTTGTTGATGATGGACGGTGGCGGGGGATAGTGTGGGTTTGAGGTTGAAGCGGGAGAGGCCGGCGGAGGAATTGTTGTTAAGGTTTGGGATGACGACAATTTGTGGGAGGAGGGAGATGGAGAAATATTGTCTCTGTTCATCTTGATTTGGGTTATGGAAGGAGTGAGTTTTGTGGGTGGTATGAGTTCTATGGGGTTTTCAACAAGCATGGATGCTCGCACGTTGCCGTCTTTTGTCGAGATCGGATGCACGAGTTGGTGGTGGAAGGCTGGAGAAGAATGGATCAGCGCAGGAGGAGTGGGAGGGCGTGATGGGGTGGAGCTTAGAGAGAATGGACGCCGAGGTCTCAGGAGGACATTGAACCTTGACGAAGACCAACACCTGGCAGTGCGAGTTACGAACACCAAACTGCAACCATGTGGGGTCCACCACCATTGTGGCAGTGGTCATGCCGGAGTAGTATATATGGTATGGTTTAGTGTACTGTCAATCTCTCTATCAATGATTGTGAGAAAAATGCTTGAATAACACTCTCAATATTTTGTGAGGCTTTGCTTATGGAAGAGTTGGGAGCTTGGTTGCTAGTTTGATCGAGCTGCATCGCCGGATATGAGACCTATTGTTTCTTCTCTCTCACTGCTTTCGGTGTCGCTGCCACCGCCCTCATCATCTGGGGTAAATGATGCGATC
This window encodes:
- the LOC120262669 gene encoding E3 ubiquitin-protein ligase TRAIP-like, producing the protein MAHLISDAGAGSGAGVGGQKPLCSICYEDLKPIIEDLQSISLCGHVFHELCLQQWLEYCPSGKKPTCPICKQSCSQKSLTRLYFQSSGDATQLLHSDGIDAEALGEKVKRLEGKLSSMTSSFQSQQMHLQELNKELSKWKEFVKLEEARNEEVRSENKCLDRLVRQKNEELSRKSSECLKLEERNLMLAKELAALKLVTDLNLGEEEMVKLASIGHGANHANVIDVLKSSLALRNKSYKELMAKCNALGRAEARTQQKFVKAKEKIKNLKVRLQELERAVEEKENVTLRKLKTFTLLKPERVNTDRAMQNSSSIDNRPLQDQTENCVRNRELNSSNCLNHLSGHIENTSLQKDFTSLTYKECKDTVDIDDDELLLKNLDTLISSRNKNSSAAHLSYRQKLQKHAHGADVQREYVDQECVSSSHLRISLAGESSISSSFRQRDEWDTTRIALDRNVKDVTSSTKDVEAVLADAVHKHQLSANKDIQAHEFAACPRDPILHGHFGQDFTTRNVSKWGRLAEHKASASASLGTQAQVNKRSLITVGADGRGGKIKVLRAHDQYLSVKEQKLASKRCKLGANQNGQFQIEHFFEKN